From Enhydrobacter sp., the proteins below share one genomic window:
- the mraY gene encoding phospho-N-acetylmuramoyl-pentapeptide-transferase — MIYNFLYPLADVFSPFNIFRYLTFRSIAAFLTALILSFLIGGALIRWLRSKQAHGQPIREDGPASHIVSKKGTPTMGGLLILIALSVGTLLWADLTNPYVWIVLIITVAFGAVGFWDDFLKVTKRNPKGVPGKVKLVTSIVVAAAGAYYIAQNSPPGLRYTLAVPFFKDILVPIGMVGFVAFATMVIVGASNAVNLTDGLDGLAIGPVIMASAVFALIAYIVGNTIYTNYLYVHHVPRSGELAVLLSALVGAGLGFLWFNAPPAMVFMGDTGSLSIGGALGAIAVVIKHEIVLAIVGGLFVLETVSVIVQVVSYKWTGKRIFRMAPLHHHFEQKGWAEPTIVFRFWIIAAILSMIGLATLKLR; from the coding sequence ATGATCTACAACTTTCTCTATCCGCTGGCGGATGTCTTCAGTCCCTTCAACATCTTCCGCTATCTGACGTTCCGCTCGATCGCGGCGTTCCTGACTGCGTTGATCCTGAGCTTCCTGATCGGCGGCGCGCTGATCCGCTGGCTGCGCAGCAAGCAGGCCCACGGCCAGCCGATCCGTGAGGATGGACCGGCGAGCCACATCGTGAGCAAGAAGGGCACCCCGACGATGGGCGGGCTGCTGATCCTCATAGCGCTGTCGGTCGGCACGTTGTTGTGGGCCGACCTCACGAACCCCTATGTCTGGATCGTGCTGATTATTACCGTGGCTTTCGGCGCGGTCGGCTTCTGGGACGACTTCCTCAAGGTCACGAAGCGAAATCCCAAGGGTGTGCCTGGCAAGGTGAAGCTCGTTACGTCGATCGTCGTGGCTGCGGCCGGCGCCTACTACATCGCGCAGAACTCGCCGCCGGGCCTGCGCTACACGCTGGCCGTCCCGTTCTTCAAGGACATCCTGGTGCCGATCGGAATGGTTGGCTTCGTCGCGTTCGCCACCATGGTCATTGTCGGCGCGTCCAATGCCGTGAACCTGACGGACGGGCTGGATGGGCTCGCGATCGGCCCCGTCATCATGGCATCGGCCGTGTTCGCACTCATCGCGTACATCGTGGGCAACACCATTTACACCAACTACCTCTACGTCCATCACGTGCCGAGATCGGGCGAGCTTGCCGTGCTGCTCTCGGCCTTGGTGGGGGCCGGGCTGGGATTCCTCTGGTTCAACGCCCCGCCGGCGATGGTCTTCATGGGCGACACGGGCTCACTGTCGATCGGCGGGGCCCTCGGTGCGATCGCGGTCGTCATCAAGCACGAAATCGTGCTGGCGATCGTCGGTGGTCTTTTCGTGCTGGAAACTGTTTCGGTCATCGTTCAGGTCGTCTCCTACAAATGGACCGGAAAGCGCATTTTCCGGATGGCGCCGCTTCACCATCATTTCGAGCAGAAAGGCTGGGCGGAGCCGACCATCGTCTTTCGATTCTGGATCATCGCCGCCATCCTCTCGATGATCGGTCTTGCCACTCTGAAGCTGAGATGA
- the murF gene encoding UDP-N-acetylmuramoyl-tripeptide--D-alanyl-D-alanine ligase — protein sequence MTALWTSEEIRSALAPAAIAAPFEAGGVTFDSRAVARGDLFFALPGETTDGHGFVADALSRGAAAVVVSRDVPGARGIQVRVDDTMRALRALGRAGRRRSDARVASVTGSVGKTSTKDALRAMLSAQAPTSASAASYNNHVGVPISLARLPHGTRYGVFEIGMNHPGEIEPLARQVEAHVGVITNVEPAHIGYMGSEEAIADEKACLFAGMRPDAVAVLNRDNRHYERLVGHAHRFGVARVVGFGRSQAADVRLLSCDLRDSGSDVVASVHGRTIEYRLGAAGAHWVLNSLAALAAVQALGADLAEAAETLTDVKASPGRGERRRLRLGSGTIELLDESYNANPASVRAMLAVLARTEPAPGGRRLLALGDMRELGDRADDYHAALADAVGASGATQVYLCGPHMRALWERLAASQRGVHRTDSAALADEVAGALRAGDVIAVKGSLGSKMKNVVDAILAVSGGDAGR from the coding sequence ATGACTGCGCTATGGACCTCCGAGGAGATCCGCAGCGCCCTTGCGCCGGCCGCGATTGCCGCGCCCTTCGAAGCCGGTGGCGTGACCTTCGACAGCCGCGCCGTGGCGCGCGGCGATTTGTTCTTTGCCCTGCCGGGCGAGACGACCGATGGACATGGCTTCGTAGCCGATGCCTTGTCCCGTGGGGCGGCCGCTGTCGTCGTCTCGCGCGATGTTCCCGGTGCTCGGGGTATCCAGGTACGGGTCGACGACACGATGAGGGCGCTGCGCGCGCTGGGCCGCGCCGGACGGCGGCGAAGCGACGCGCGCGTGGCCAGTGTCACCGGCTCGGTCGGCAAGACCTCCACCAAGGATGCGTTGCGGGCCATGCTTTCGGCACAAGCGCCGACGTCGGCCAGCGCGGCGAGCTACAATAACCATGTCGGCGTGCCGATCAGCCTAGCGCGCCTGCCGCACGGGACGCGCTACGGTGTCTTCGAGATCGGCATGAACCACCCCGGCGAGATCGAGCCGCTGGCGCGGCAGGTGGAGGCGCATGTCGGGGTGATCACCAACGTCGAGCCGGCACATATCGGTTACATGGGGTCGGAGGAGGCGATTGCTGACGAGAAGGCCTGCCTGTTCGCCGGCATGAGACCGGACGCGGTAGCGGTGCTCAATCGGGACAATCGGCACTACGAACGCCTGGTCGGTCATGCCCACCGTTTTGGTGTGGCCCGCGTCGTCGGCTTCGGGCGCAGCCAGGCGGCGGACGTGCGGCTTCTCTCGTGCGACCTGCGGGATTCAGGCAGCGACGTCGTCGCCTCCGTCCACGGCCGGACTATAGAGTATCGACTGGGAGCCGCCGGCGCGCACTGGGTTCTGAACAGCCTGGCGGCCCTCGCGGCGGTGCAAGCGCTTGGCGCCGACCTTGCGGAAGCGGCGGAGACGCTCACCGACGTCAAGGCGTCTCCGGGACGTGGCGAGCGCCGGCGTCTCAGGCTCGGCTCCGGAACGATCGAGCTTCTCGACGAGAGTTACAACGCCAACCCCGCCTCGGTACGCGCCATGCTCGCGGTCCTGGCCCGCACCGAGCCGGCGCCCGGCGGACGGCGCCTGCTTGCGTTGGGCGACATGCGCGAGTTGGGCGATCGCGCGGACGACTATCACGCGGCGCTCGCGGACGCGGTGGGGGCGAGCGGCGCGACGCAGGTCTATCTCTGTGGGCCGCACATGCGTGCGTTGTGGGAGCGACTGGCCGCATCGCAGAGGGGCGTACATCGAACCGACTCGGCCGCGCTGGCGGACGAAGTGGCGGGAGCCCTCCGGGCGGGAGACGTCATCGCCGTGAAAGGTTCCTTGGGTTCGAAAATGAAGAACGTCGTCGACGCGATCCTGGCGGTGAGCGGCGGCGACGCGGGGCGCTGA
- a CDS encoding UDP-N-acetylmuramoyl-L-alanine--D-glutamate ligase, with product MIDLRSLEDSSFVVLGLARSGLATVRALMAAGIEFVAWDDNALAREAAANLGARVVEPQAMDWRNVSALVISPGVPNRLPKPHPVAAAARAAGKKLICDIELLARAQSKARFVAVTGTNGKSTTTALIGHILKHSGVKCEVGGNIGRGALDLAPLDADGTYVLELSSYQLELLETFHAHVAVWLNVTPDHIDRHGDMAGYIRAKRHIFDRQGAGDCAVIGIDDGPSLATYDLVAARGCSAVVPVALERSVAGGVSFRAGRLIDADGYSVDFSDVPTLPGDHNAQNAACAWAVCRWLGLAREAIVEGLETYPGLPHRQERVARVGNVVYVNDSKATNADATGRALSSYRNIYWIIGGQAKEGGVAPLAGYFDRIRHAFLIGEASDLFAGQLEGKLPYTRCGDLDAALNAAHARAQSETAEAAVVLLSPACASWDQWKSYEHRGDAFRAMARALPGAQLPGGAA from the coding sequence ATGATCGATCTCCGCTCTCTCGAAGATTCGTCGTTCGTCGTGCTGGGGCTCGCACGCTCCGGCCTCGCGACCGTCCGTGCCTTGATGGCAGCCGGCATCGAATTCGTCGCCTGGGACGACAATGCCCTGGCGCGCGAGGCCGCGGCCAATTTGGGTGCGCGCGTTGTCGAGCCCCAAGCAATGGATTGGCGGAACGTGTCGGCACTCGTCATCAGCCCCGGTGTTCCCAACCGCCTTCCCAAGCCCCATCCGGTGGCTGCCGCTGCTCGTGCGGCAGGGAAGAAGCTGATTTGCGACATCGAGCTCCTCGCACGCGCCCAGTCGAAGGCCCGCTTCGTTGCCGTCACCGGCACGAACGGCAAGTCGACGACGACGGCCTTGATCGGCCACATTCTGAAGCATTCCGGCGTAAAGTGCGAAGTCGGCGGCAACATCGGTCGCGGCGCCCTCGACCTCGCGCCGCTCGATGCCGACGGTACGTACGTTCTCGAACTGTCTTCCTATCAGCTCGAACTGCTCGAGACTTTCCACGCGCATGTCGCCGTTTGGCTCAACGTCACCCCCGACCATATCGATCGCCACGGCGACATGGCAGGGTACATACGGGCGAAGCGCCATATCTTCGATCGCCAGGGAGCTGGCGATTGCGCCGTGATCGGGATCGACGACGGGCCTTCGTTGGCCACCTACGACCTCGTCGCCGCCCGCGGCTGCAGCGCGGTTGTGCCGGTTGCCCTGGAGCGATCCGTGGCCGGGGGCGTGTCGTTCCGTGCGGGCCGGCTGATCGATGCCGACGGCTACAGCGTCGATTTCTCCGACGTACCGACCCTGCCGGGTGACCACAACGCGCAGAATGCGGCTTGCGCCTGGGCCGTGTGTCGCTGGCTCGGCTTGGCGCGCGAGGCCATCGTCGAAGGCCTCGAGACTTATCCTGGCCTGCCACATCGCCAGGAGCGTGTCGCCCGGGTCGGCAATGTCGTCTATGTCAACGACAGTAAGGCGACGAACGCCGACGCTACCGGCCGTGCACTTTCATCCTACCGCAACATCTACTGGATCATCGGCGGTCAGGCGAAAGAAGGCGGCGTGGCTCCTCTCGCGGGCTACTTCGACCGTATCCGTCACGCCTTCCTGATCGGCGAGGCGAGCGATCTGTTTGCGGGCCAGCTGGAGGGCAAGCTTCCCTACACACGCTGCGGTGATCTCGACGCAGCGCTCAACGCGGCCCACGCACGCGCCCAGAGCGAAACTGCGGAGGCCGCCGTTGTGCTGCTGTCACCGGCCTGCGCCTCCTGGGATCAGTGGAAAAGTTACGAGCATCGTGGTGACGCGTTCCGCGCCATGGCCCGTGCCCTGCCCGGCGCCCAACTGCCGGGGGGAGCGGCATGA